Within the Scleropages formosus chromosome 8, fSclFor1.1, whole genome shotgun sequence genome, the region GAGTGAGACTGCAGCTTGAAGAGGAGTTGCCGATGCACTTGATCAATCAAAACACCCCAACAAGAGTACCAAGTTCCTCCACCTCTAGCCCTTTGGCGGTCTCACGCACAAGGGGTGCAAGAACAAAAGTCTATAGGTTCTTTTTTTGGCTTAGATGGGGTGAAACAAaatctctctgtccctcagagcagctgaatccctttcagcattcaagaaggttctcaaaacccatttctttcagGCAAATTTCTCTCCTGTTCTCCTAATAGCTACATGAATTTGCATCATACTATCTTTCtcaatcattttcatatttcctgTCTCACTTTCAATTCTCTGTGtggctactcgtgtaatgtggTGGAGTCAGACAAACTGATTGCTACAGTCAAACAGATAAATGGTAGTGGTGAAGTGCAGAAACAAGTTTAACTCAAGCTTTGAGTGTATAGGGCACTAGCAGGACAGTAACCAGTTGTTCGCCTTCAGGcatgtcctcctccagctcattTGCGGCTGCCTTGTCCAAAGCTGCCACAGCGATCTCCTGGAGCCTCTCATTGTGATTGTTTTCCAGGTCCCGACACTGGGCGAATGTGAGGCCTTGTTAAGTTCAAGATGCGTTCAGTGAATGTACACCCTCAGGTATTGATATTAACAGTAATTAGGTGATTTGGCTTAATTTTCCTGGTTGGGTGGATGGACAATAAATTACGATAAAATATTAAGGTGTCAGATGCAAAATGACTATTGATATTATAATAAAGACACCATGATGTCATAATtggcattttcatttcaaaatcattttcttGCAAGAAAGTGGCCAAACTTGCCCAAAATAAAGTGAGGTGGCCTCAATACGTTGCTATTTTGCACAATTTCTTTATGTTGGATCCTTTTGTAAGTGTGCTTCCTTTAACCTTGCTGATTATGGTTTTTGTTTATAAACTGTTTCTCTCTGGAGAAAttgtaaaacatgaaacaaaacataattttgtGCCCCGATCTTGTATGTTCTTCTGAACTACATggcccaaaaaaaataaagtcataAGCAGTTGTTATAAAAGGATATATCCCTTGCACACTCTCAATGAATCCTCCAACCATGTCAGTGATGTTCCTCTCAAAGTCTTTGATAATTTCCTGGAACACAAAGGGTTAAACGGgcataatgtaatgtatgttaataaataataacctgAATATATGGATAAATGCAATAATTTCTTATCCTGTAACCATTTTATGTGTCCACTGTAAGCAGGTATTGTGGATTACACATCATACCCAGCAGCCTGGTATTGGAGACCTGAGAACTTTATTGGGCTCTTAGTAAAACTCCACCATTAGGTACGAAAAAACTGTCATTCAGGTAACAAACAGCTGTCATTCCGAGTAGTTGCCCCTGGCCCAAACCCCCATTGCAAAGCCTCACTTCAAGTTGATCAACCAGCTGAAGCTCCAGAATCATGAGTTTGTCACGAAGTTGACAAGTTTCATCAAGATGCTGCTTTTGCTGGGCTTCCAACAGCTTGGGGTCTGTGGTCTGTTGCATCTTCACCAATGTCTGCACACAGTGCTTTTCAGGTTATATGTTCACAATAAAATCAAATCATTGATCATTCTAGTTATATCATCATTTGGCTCCGTGTCTTGGTGCAAGATGTTGCCTTAAACATTTTAATCCTTTTCCACagagatgaaaaacaaaatgaataatactAAATTGCAATCCCAATCAGTGGACAGTAGCGTGTAGATTCTAGTCACCATGGAGAGCTTACCTCTCTCCTACAACTCTCGAAGGCTGCCACCAACTCCGTGGCCTTTTGCTGGTTTTCACGCACAGCCTCAAGGGAGCACTCAAAAAAGCAGCTGACCTCTGCCTTCCTCCTGTGATGTTGCTCCAGGCCCATCTCAAAAACCTGCATGCACAGCGCCACCATCTGGCTCTGGAATGTTAGCAGTAATGTCAAGGAAAACTATTTGCTCATAAAAATCCTTACTTCCTTTCAatatcattaaccacttgtccaatgcaagaTAACGGtgctctggagcctatcctggaagctcagagtgtaaggcagggtacaccttggatgggacaccatcactaacacacacatacccactaagggtaatttagagtcaccaacttagctgaaatacatgtctttagACAGTGggaagagagcagagcagctggaagaaacccacatagagGGAGAAAATGCCAACTTCACACCACCTGAGCTAGGTTCAAACCTACATCTGAATATGGCACCAGTGTTGCTCACTGTGtcaaatatttatgaaatacaaCATTAGTCCATTCATCCTTTGTTCTTCAGGATATGAGTCCAGCAGCTGGGGTACTCCTGGCAGGTAGGCCAGCTTGACAGCTTCTGTATCATCTGCGTACATGCTCTCAAAGAGGTAAGGCCCGTTAAGGAACTCCACAAAGGCATCCTGTACCAGGAAGAGGTTCTTACGAGTTGTGAACAAAGTGATCTCTACAACCATAAAACTCAGCCACATCTGTATAGATATGACTCTAAACATGATGCACTTTTCATTCTGAACATTAAATTTCACTGTCATTTAAATGGGAGAGGGTTTTGTGTTTGCAGTGAGCCTTGACAAATAATAGTCAGAactatgcagaaaaaaaagatttgggTTTGCCTTGTGgagctgcagctcctcctcgTCTCGGCGTTTCACATCCAGTGCTTTCAGCTCCAGAAGATCCTCCTTCCGCATGTCATTAATGACAACTTGGTATTTGCTCAGAGCTTCCTCACGCTGTGCAGGCCATACAATCAAAGAAAATCAGagatatttattcataaaattgTAATACTACCATTATATATTTTCACCTTAAACTTTTCGGAATAAAGTTATTTAATTCAACAAAAGAACTAGCATGCATAGAATTATAGAAATCAATTACTCCTtttgggagtgtggtggcacagcgagtttggcctgtgcccactctgtggtgggtcttgggtttgagtcctgcttggggtgccttgcaacagactggagtcccatcctgggtgtgtcccctcctcctctagccttgcgccctgtgttgccgggttgagctccagtttgccgcgaccccacttggggcaagcggtttcagacagtgcgtgtatgtgtgtgtgtatattttattatattttctatgacattACATGGGCCTTAAATCATGGATGCCATTTCCTCTTTTTGCATACAGTAACACTGGAAGAGATTCCTGTGTATTGATATATTCCTGGCATATTTTATTGTGTTGGGTTGTCAAAACGTCCACAAAGGTATCCCTCGACACTACTTTGGCATTACTCATGGAAGAAATATGCCACTATATTACACTAAAACAAACCTTTCTTTTCTCATTAATGGTTTCAGTCATCAGATTTATCGAGATTTATTGTAGATACACTGTAAGTTTCAGCTACTTACTGTCTGCTTGTCTAAAATCCTGAAGTCTAAGTAGACCAGCTCTGGGAAATGAGCAGCAATGAACACCTTGTAGTTGGACTCTTTGCAAAGAGGGTTTCCTGCAAGGTTAAGGGTGCGCAGGTTCTTGAACTTTCGTAGGTAAACAACCTGAAATTCACAAGCAGACGGTGGCAAGTAACTTAGTaacaaataatgtgtttttaacatACCTTGGAGGTTAAagatttaaaagtaaataacaaGCATGGTGGCTCAGAGGGCCTAGCGCTGGTGGGTCAGTTTCGGGGTTATGAGTTTAgacagtgtttgtttgttctctctctgtttgcGTGGGTAACCTCGAGGTACtgcggtttcctcccgcagtccaaagagatgtttcaggtgaaatggggCTTTAAACTGCCCTTTGTGTAAGTGTGTatgtgatttccctgtgatacactgacatcctgtccagggtgtaccctgcctcatgccctacgTTTCCATTATATGGTCTGGACCACAGTAGCCCTATACTGGGaaagcagttactgacaatTGATGCAGAGATGTaaaggcagtccccaggttacgaacgtCAGACTTATGTAAAACCCGTGCTTACGACCCCCCCCGTAAAGCTAACCAATCAACCAATGTCTATAACCGCTTGCTCCaaatggggttgcggcaagccagagcctacctagcaacacagggcgcacaccttggatggaacaccagtccaccgcaaggcaccccagacccgccacacagagGGCACAGGTGAAatccaccatgccaccgcaccccctgtcacACTGCCAACATCAGATGGGGCGAACACTCCTGCAGCACATCAACGAGTAGAAACATAAAAGGGAGGTCTAGCCACACCAGTTTGCGGAACCTCGCTAGAGCGATTACTTCCCCCTGCATCGTGCTTTGCTTCCTATCTCCTTTTTCCTTCACCAACCCCTTTGTTCCCGGTCCCTTGTTTCACCCTCACCACCCTCGGATCATGTCTTTTGGCTTTCTGACCTTCCCTTTGTCAGTTTTGGATTTCGGATTCTGGTTTGCCCCGGTGATGATGTTTGTTCCTAGGATGACCACTGCTTATCCCCGACCTCACTTCTGTCTGCCCCTTTGGTTTTTGGATACAGAATAAACACCTGCTTCTGGGTCCGATGATTCCTGTCCACGTGTTGTCTCAACATGACACCCTAAGGCCCCGTAAAgactactatattaaaaattcgagttacatacaatgattcgtattAACAACCGGGCCCTACTTTGCgacgcatcaaaacattgcacgtctacagtGGTTCGTCCACTCATGGGCACGTGAGCTGAGGTAGGACTAAgacttcattcttttcagtcggactgtcacGCCTATGACCTCACCCTGAATGTCCtcacctgcccgaaatcagaaCAGTGGGGCATAaagaagctgcacctgcacaccctggttgcagaatctcatttgaaaAACCCGTCTCTCCAGTACTTTCGAGTGAACACACGACAACCTAcccgtccttccaagtccctcgttCTCCTCAGTCCCTCGTTCCTGCTCCTGACATCCACGGCTACAGACATATGCATCACCTCCTCGACTACGACATCGGATTCTCTccaagacctacgtttgtgCATCAACTGATccatgcctgtccccaaccacaaaTGTCACCTCTtcccttgtgtaccgacaataaagatcccgtgattgggtccacacacacacacacacacacctcagtctctTACCTGCCCAGTATGACATGGACCACGTGgctgttaagtgtctcatgtttgttactgtatttggctttaaatttttttttgcttttaccttCTTGGCACCAAAGCATGAATATGaagcaagtgatggtgatgcatcaaagaaaagaaaaacgttCATGAAttaaactaaagtggaaataataaagatatgggaaaaaggtgaaatgccaacgaacattggaaaagcaaatacacacacacacacattctttctctctctctctctctctctctcataaatactgtagtaacatttattattattatctctttctatgtccattatcattacacacacacacattttcagaaccgcttgtcccttacggggtcacggggaaccggagcctacccggcaacacagggcgtaaggccggagggggaaggggacacacccaggacaggacgccagtccgccgcaaggcacctcaagcgggacttgaaccccagacccaccgaagagcaggactgcggtccaacccactgcgccaccgcacccccctattattatcattacattgtactattattattattatcattattattattattatgttaaagggggtgcggtggcgcggtggcgcggtggcacagtgggttggaccacagtcactcctgtccggtgggtctggggttcgagtcccgcttggggtgccttgcgacggaccggcgtcccgtcctgggtgtatcccctccccctccggccctacgccctgtgttgccgggtaggctctggttccccgcgaccccgtatgggacaagcggttctgaaagtgtgtgtgttatgttaaagatgttttagtgtatctggaagtgtttctttaatgttttttatacatagAAAAGCACACAATACACTATATACGAaggcaaacatttgactaaTTGACATTAGACAcaaaccgtacctaactgttccaacttatgtaaaaatccaaattaaagacagatttaggaatggaactcgttcgtaatccagggactgcctgtacagtAAATGCAGGGAATACAGATTTGCAATCACATAATAAATTACTTCTTTTGGTCTCTCAGTGCCTGACTCGGTAGATGTGTAAAAAGTTACAAATTGCTCACGTTATCCAGATCACGTAAGAGGTTGTTTCCAAGCGAAAGCACATGCAGCTTCTGAAGAGAATCCATGTTCTCGATAATGGAAATCCGATTGTGGTACAAACTCAGGTCCTCCAGTTTGACCAGAGTGTCCAGTCCCTCAATGACTTCAATCTTATTGAATGACAGGTCTGTGCAAAAGTGCGGAAGGACAAGACACACGGGTTAGAATTTGATCAGATTTGATTGTATGATGAGatcaaacaaacagacagatggatATAGATACATAGCCAGGACTTATTACATAGCCACTTCATTGGACCAGTCCAGGGCTGTTGTTGCTCAGTGAAGCAAAACTATGAAAATCTTATTTAATTCCTGATTTAATAAGAAAACATGCTGTAGGTGTGTATGTACCCAGCCACACCAGGTTGGTGAGACGTTCCAGTCCTTCGATCTTCTCAATGATGTTGTTGTCCAGCTGCAACTTGGTCAGCGAAGTGAACTGCCACAAGTggtcaatttttaaaatgtctacatcaaaataaaacaatgacacacaaacaggctgacaccacaaacacacagcagtggtCCAATGGCAAAGAGTGACCTGCCCACTTACTCCTGTAGTCCAAGCACAGCTGGCACACCTCATGGTACTGGACCCCCTCGTCCCGGGCAATGCGTCCCGCTTGACCCTGGGGTCCCTGCTCCTCCACGGCCTTCTGGAGCATCTCCTCGTCCACCACACTGGGCTCCACCGTGTCGTACACACTGCTCATCCTGGTGCACTGGCacttatattacatatatataatacatgtacatatgtatatgtattattgtgattatatattatacatatttggCATCTTCAGTTGGCTCCCTGGCTCCCTGTCAGTGATGGTTTAGTGTATACTGATTTATATGAtccctttcacacacacacacacagaagtttCTGCATATCTATTCCTTTACCCATTAGCTCCCATTATGATTACCACTACCAACCTATCCAGTGTATGTTCCCagtaaaattcatattttacaacaaaacaggaaatttcacattttttttattacttttactcTTTATAAAAATCAGTCAGCATGTCTCCTTGCACATttagaaaatattacaaaaaaacttGCACGAATGCCGTAACCCAaacttaattattaaaattttggtACGGTGTTTGCAGATTCCAAAATACCAGTGATCAGTTAGTAAGATAATATCGTAAGATACTAACTAGTAGAAAAGAGTGCATTCATGTAACTTGAGTTGATGTGTCTCagtaaaaggaagaaaaatagaTAACTGTTTTTATCTGTGCAGATGttgttcagtgtttcattcCAGCTGCAGTAAATTCAGAATGAGCGCCCATGTTACAGatgaattaacatttttacagtaaacgCAACCCCGTAGACGTACCCTTATGCTTATCGAGCGTTTCCACTGGAATCGGAAGGTCCTCGGTTCGAATTACCGCTCTTGTCTTGCTGAAAGTACTCTTTATccagttacttaccctgaatcgatactgtgaaaattaccctggtaTATAAACtggcaaatcactgtaactaTCTTAGCACCTTAATCTAAGtctataagtcgctttggagaaactcgTCAGATGAAAGGATAAATAAGAAGTGCCCATGTCATGACGGCGCTTGTTTGGTGGTTTCCTAGCAACCGCAGCTCTCTTCTTCACTGTTATATTTTAGAGATTTTTGCTCTGCATAATGATAATATGGTTTTACTTTCTGCCTACATACTCTCATACTTATATACAGAAATACTTGTAGTACCATTAGGGAAAGGGATAACAAATTAGATAGAACTTCGGGCCTCAAGACTttcttattatatttaaaaaaagggaagacAGTATAACGACACCATCAGTGAGCAAgagccaaaaaaataaaattgccaaGATGACAGTCTACTGCCGTCCTTGTAAAACAGTAATGCTCAAAGGAGAAAGGTGGATTTTTCAGTCAAACGAAATAAATGAAATCCATCGATTTTTTTAGATAGCTTAAGTATTATTCACTTTTGAACACCAGATGGCAAAACAACTTTCCCTACCAGTGACTGACATGTTTTCACCGCTTGGCCTTGAGATAGCTGCATGCTGAGTAAAAACCTGTTTTCCCACGGTTATTGTGTGATTAACATATCTTAGACTACATGatttaattcacttttaaaCTTTCACTAGTAAATGTGTTCACgcacatatgtacatacataaagTATGGTTTTGTAAAGTGTattgacatttttacaaattctTTTGCGTATCATATTATCATTAGTACTGTCTTATATACAGTTTATGTTATTTGACGTTGTTCAAAGTATGCATTTGAATCAAAAATCATCGTTATTTTCTGTTGGACTACACCTCCCATGAGGcatttgtatagtttttttttttttttaataatttccgCTTCCATCTGTTGGGCGTATCGCTTTCGTGACTGAGGTTCTAACTGATGTGGACTCTGTCAAATCGAATGTATCATTCCCTTTTTTCAACCAATGATATTGCTCGGCTGGCGGGACGTACGATGCGCTCTGTTCTTGTGACTTACCAGTCAGCTGGAATTGTTTGTTGTCACCAAGATGGAGTTTTTATTGGGGAACCCGTACAGCACCCCGGTCGGCCAGTGTATAGGTAGGTACCTACCCTTACGACGCGTGGTTTCACCAATTTACGGTctgaattgtttaaaaatgggTTTTAGGTAGGTATGAGCCGCGTACTGTGTTTTGAAAGCGGCCATTGGCTCTGTCTGACGCAGCTGGTTAGCTTGTCGCGTTAGCCtagctgacacacacagccagcgCGACCTCGTCGTCGACTCTCCTCTTGTTTTCCCATCATAAAATATCAGAAATGAATGTCACAAATAACACGATTTAGTCAGCTGGCACATAGAAAATATCCTCATGAATAAAGTAAAAGTGACATATCTATTTTCGAGCATGTAACTAGCCTGGTGGCTCGGGTCGGGGTGAGGTTCGGAGACCTGTCAGTCAGACTGGCAGTCTGAgctcacataataataataataataataatttattattattattagtattagttgtctttttttataaCTCGAGATCAGCATAACTACTAGCACAGTAATAACGACATACTTCATTGTAGATAAACCCAGGCCAGATACTCACTGTACCCATGGTAGTGCTGGTTAATTCTAcagtttttgtaatttattctaacatttaatttcttgtcttatttattaatatattactaGCAACCCTTTATACCAGCCTGTTCTGACCGTTTCATATATTCTTTTTCAACTGGTGCTGGTTGAAGTGTGTAGCTGCAGTAAAGctgttgttgtgtgtgtttgacaggaCTGGAGGGTGTGGAATATAATTCTAGACTAATATTTAGACAGATTTGGTTCCTGCTTCTGTTTAAAGTCAAGTTGTTAATCatgtccatttaaaaaaataaaaaatagaagaCATGGggattcagtctgtgtgtgaccTTCTGCTAGTGTGGAGTTATTTTTCCTTAAGATTTCAAATCCTCATAGACTCTATTAGCATCCTTGAATTGGAAATCTTGAAGGACAGTGCAAAGGAGAAGATATTTTGCTCTTTGTAAACACAGATTCAAACACTAACCACACCCGTCTGACTCCCACCCACACTGGGATTTCACACAGTAATTTGAGGAATAGACAGTTACAGGTGTGTCTTCCTCATCAAGACCTTTCTTTTGTTGTGGTTCCACTAGTTCACCTTTCCACCTTACCGCTCATTTTGGCTAAATGGGACTTGTGATGTTAGGTTTTAAAACCCTGTTAACTTAGATGCTGTAAGAAGAGGAAAAATATCatgtattaataaaatgaagCACTAGTTAGCATTATGGTTAGAGATGTTGTCATCCAGTTGGAGGTGCCTTGTTCTGCACTCCTGCAGCAGTCGGTGCAAGATGGCTTGTGACCAGGGCTCATGCCTTATATATTTGCGTTTAGGTTTTTGTAgcaaatttttcttcttctaaaaaacaccttttaaaaTAACTAGAAAATTAGGAAAAGATAACCAGTgtaatactttgtttttttttttttttttttttttttttttctgccaactGAGGACAATTTAGTTGCCATTCTCTGTTTTTCAGTGACTGTTATTTATACATTCTGTACATGGAAAAGGTTATTTTATGTGTTGCTAAATTTGTGGCTCTGTGTTCTTGTCTGTTTTGCAACCGGCCTTTATTCTGCGTGACTCATTTTTGTGTCGTCTTTGTGGCATTTTTGCCACTACACACTGACACTTGTCCTTGTCACTTCCAGTCAATTATTGTACGCTTTTTGCCAAGCCTGTTTTTTTGGTTGGTTTTGGTGTGCTGGCCGTAATTTGTGATAAGAACGGtgtatggtgtgtgtgctgtgactGCCTCAAGCCTGATTACTTGTGCTTAGCTTGTGTTTTAAAGATAACTTTggaatgattgttttttttcttaaatgtggtTGGTTGGAATAAGCGATATGGTCTTCATAAAAGATCATTGCACAAGGTCTTACCATCATCCTACTGTAGGTCACAGTAGATCAAACCCTACATTAACAAAGTTGTTCtggttaaatattttataagcaCCAAGAATGAGAAAGTCAATGATTTCTGTACTGTAATCTGTGAAACACTAAATCTGTGTTCCCCCAACAAAAGTGATCAGTTGGTTCTCTTTTAAtatactggctcctcaacttaacACAGTTGAGACCGGAAGTCTTTGTAATTTCAGAGTCACCTAACAAATCCCTATCACCAGTTTAAGGTCATTAAATCAAATGTTACTTAACTGGCGTATGttatgtaaaatttaaactttaagATAACTGGTACATTCTCTCCATAAACTCCTATTCTAACATAATTGTGAACTGATTGATCCGATAAACATCTTCAGCGGTTCTTATCTTATTGATTGCTAATACGCAGGAACACGATACAGTAGCTAAATATTATAGAAGTTGAATTAATCGGCATGCACACTTTTTGTTTGACTGTTTTACTgaggcctctctgctctccctgctgccaccgcgactcttttaggacaagcgggatggatggatggatgggctcTGTTCCAgacaaattttggaaaatagattgataaattaaaaataaagtagaaaatgcttgatatttttaattttttcattaaacttcAGCTGTGAAGATGAATGGACTGTAAATGAATGGAACGGATATCGGTATACCTGTGcgaagtagttttttttttttttttttttttttgggagggacAGTACTGACTGTGGTGCTACACATTTTAACCCATCCTCTGGAGACACATCTCTCAGAGGTACTCATCACGTCATTCTGTGTCAATGGCAGTAGAGGGCTGATTCTCCCCACCCTGAGGGGAAGTGTGTATCGATGCCTGCCTCTGCGTTAGTCACCCTGGCAACAGAGCGCAGAGTTCACCCTGTGCTGGCCTCTGCATCACCTCTGTACATTCTGATGAGTTGGGCACCGTGGCTGACATTTAATTACAGCCAAT harbors:
- the drc3 gene encoding dynein regulatory complex subunit 3; protein product: MSSVYDTVEPSVVDEEMLQKAVEEQGPQGQAGRIARDEGVQYHEVCQLCLDYRNILKIDHLWQFTSLTKLQLDNNIIEKIEGLERLTNLVWLDLSFNKIEVIEGLDTLVKLEDLSLYHNRISIIENMDSLQKLHVLSLGNNLLRDLDNVVYLRKFKNLRTLNLAGNPLCKESNYKVFIAAHFPELVYLDFRILDKQTREEALSKYQVVINDMRKEDLLELKALDVKRRDEEELQLHKDAFVEFLNGPYLFESMYADDTEAVKLAYLPGVPQLLDSFQSQMVALCMQVFEMGLEQHHRRKAEVSCFFECSLEAVRENQQKATELVAAFESCRRETLVKMQQTTDPKLLEAQQKQHLDETCQLRDKLMILELQLVDQLEEIIKDFERNITDMVGGFIESVQGIFAQCRDLENNHNERLQEIAVAALDKAAANELEEDMPEGEQLPFFDKDTVMNAVSASHDIHLLKIDKREDELVTRINSWMTVLMKSIQDAEGKRNRKRISEIHHYIDYVKTQLDEVTLHRTL